From Geomonas agri, one genomic window encodes:
- a CDS encoding helix-turn-helix domain-containing protein gives MIPVLNTAKTLTEPHQLELFGYHSLHRGGFFSLVTKTNVTRQKSYPMNALPVVIRSVNPKIDTYLSQAEFFRPNRRIVNLAHLGVSFVDLDSYKTITYKEISSDQMVGELLLHCIDCDIPMPSVILFSGQGYYAKWFYTRAIPRQALPRWNALQNELCQRFVKFGADRKARDASRILRLEGTCNTKTGGYCRVIWPDAGKEPIHYDFDALCDAVLPFSRDELTDLRDERAAKKVIRDAEVAARRASLTLVKGGGKAGNLRRFNPLQLSWDRLEDLRALAKLRGGVQVGMRDEFLYLATCTLAHIVDPGTLKLELHQLAHEFAPSLTISEVVGYTSTAVKRAEDAATGSKINFNGKLVDSRYKFRNSTLVDRLEITPDEERHLKTIISEAEARRRDAARKYDLRHAAGATTRSEYLAQAERNRERAIILRSQGLKIKVIAQDLKVSVSAVEKYLKA, from the coding sequence ATGATTCCTGTATTAAACACTGCCAAAACCCTCACAGAACCGCACCAGCTTGAACTTTTTGGTTACCACTCACTCCATCGGGGTGGCTTTTTCTCCCTCGTCACCAAAACGAACGTAACACGACAAAAATCCTATCCGATGAATGCCCTTCCTGTCGTTATAAGGTCAGTTAACCCTAAAATCGATACCTACCTCTCCCAGGCTGAATTTTTCCGGCCGAATCGGCGAATCGTTAACCTGGCCCACCTTGGTGTTTCGTTCGTCGACCTGGATTCCTACAAGACGATCACGTACAAGGAAATTTCGTCTGATCAAATGGTCGGAGAATTGCTTCTGCATTGTATTGACTGCGACATACCTATGCCGTCTGTGATTCTATTCAGTGGGCAAGGTTATTACGCCAAGTGGTTTTACACTAGAGCCATTCCGCGCCAGGCGCTGCCTCGCTGGAACGCCCTACAAAATGAGCTCTGCCAACGATTCGTGAAGTTTGGTGCTGATCGGAAAGCGCGAGATGCTTCCAGGATCCTCCGTCTCGAGGGTACCTGTAACACAAAAACGGGTGGCTATTGCCGGGTGATCTGGCCTGACGCTGGCAAAGAGCCAATACACTACGATTTCGATGCGCTTTGTGACGCTGTGCTGCCGTTCTCCCGTGACGAACTCACCGACCTGCGTGACGAACGTGCTGCAAAAAAAGTCATCAGGGATGCGGAAGTCGCCGCTAGGAGGGCCAGCCTTACCTTGGTCAAGGGGGGTGGCAAGGCAGGAAACCTGCGGCGGTTTAACCCACTCCAGCTTTCATGGGACCGTTTGGAGGACCTTCGTGCTCTCGCTAAGCTGCGCGGCGGCGTCCAGGTCGGAATGCGTGACGAGTTCCTTTATCTTGCGACATGTACTCTCGCCCACATTGTCGATCCTGGGACGCTAAAGTTAGAACTGCACCAACTCGCGCATGAGTTTGCGCCGAGTCTCACAATCTCCGAGGTCGTGGGGTATACCTCAACGGCTGTCAAACGCGCAGAAGACGCTGCCACGGGTTCCAAAATCAATTTTAACGGCAAGCTTGTAGATTCCAGATATAAGTTCCGAAACTCCACGCTGGTTGACCGCCTGGAAATCACGCCAGACGAGGAGCGCCACCTCAAAACCATCATTTCCGAAGCAGAAGCTCGTCGCCGTGACGCTGCCCGTAAATACGACCTTCGTCATGCAGCCGGCGCGACCACCCGATCCGAATACCTCGCCCAAGCCGAGCGCAACCGAGAAAGGGCCATCATCCTCCGCAGTCAGGGGCTCAAGATCAAAGTTATTGCGCAGGACCTTAAGGTTAGCGTGAGTGCGGTGGAAAAGTACCTGAAAGCGTAA
- a CDS encoding HD domain-containing protein, whose protein sequence is MFKHEEIEKFWREIQWFREDRKAAAEVLLRKLDKGGDISTVVTFFWSESPYVKVNLIDHTIGVARMAMKLDKHPEFSTYQLLVLAALGHDICKMRGYINRKKDEYYEGVHAIVSARRCQEWLRDYLQDQEELDMVVKAIDLHHEPGHEQEKTVLGFLIRADKAARQNELNQMPAKELKGRRMIERGEGPESVKRECDLPPIQAPDPYAEKLPFFEPVEFLVRLLPEINSMDAYTGKGPEAVSMPSGVCYVTTYRAFKIVREWGHEVGHGELVEAIARDMNRRNNVAHFIGHQLREFGALAEHELPPNEKYTHRKFRVITQYNTSKTSVGMFYIPIRTRSLGGDIVALEKRKKGSPLLRNITKIYPNTGLWKKGRKKNG, encoded by the coding sequence ATGTTCAAGCACGAGGAAATCGAAAAGTTTTGGCGGGAGATCCAGTGGTTTAGGGAGGACAGAAAGGCTGCTGCGGAAGTCCTGCTTAGGAAGCTGGACAAGGGTGGGGACATCTCGACCGTTGTGACATTCTTCTGGTCCGAATCTCCGTACGTTAAAGTCAACCTTATCGACCACACCATCGGCGTTGCCAGAATGGCCATGAAGCTCGACAAACACCCAGAATTCTCGACTTATCAGCTGCTCGTCCTCGCCGCCCTGGGGCACGACATTTGTAAGATGAGGGGGTATATCAACCGCAAAAAGGACGAATATTACGAGGGAGTTCACGCCATCGTGTCTGCCCGCCGCTGTCAGGAATGGCTCCGCGATTATCTGCAAGATCAGGAGGAACTGGATATGGTGGTGAAGGCGATCGACTTACACCACGAGCCGGGCCACGAACAAGAGAAAACGGTCCTCGGCTTCCTCATCCGCGCGGATAAAGCAGCGCGGCAGAACGAGCTGAACCAGATGCCCGCAAAAGAGCTGAAGGGTCGCAGAATGATCGAGCGGGGCGAAGGTCCGGAGTCCGTGAAACGGGAGTGCGATCTGCCGCCGATCCAAGCGCCTGATCCCTACGCTGAGAAACTGCCGTTTTTCGAACCTGTCGAATTTCTTGTGCGCCTCCTGCCTGAAATCAACAGCATGGACGCTTACACCGGCAAAGGGCCCGAAGCGGTGAGTATGCCGTCCGGCGTGTGCTACGTCACCACTTACCGCGCATTCAAGATCGTCCGCGAATGGGGCCATGAGGTTGGTCACGGCGAGCTCGTTGAGGCAATCGCGCGAGATATGAATCGCAGAAACAATGTCGCGCACTTCATCGGCCATCAACTCCGCGAATTTGGCGCGCTGGCCGAGCACGAGCTGCCGCCAAACGAGAAATACACACACAGGAAGTTTAGGGTCATCACGCAGTACAACACGAGCAAGACGAGCGTGGGAATGTTCTACATCCCCATTCGTACCAGGTCTTTGGGCGGCGACATCGTAGCCCTTGAGAAACGGAAAAAGGGAAGCCCCCTGCTGCGCAACATCACCAAAATTTACCCCAACACCGGGCTTTGGAAAAAAGGAAGAAAGAAAAATGGGTAG
- a CDS encoding integration host factor subunit alpha, with amino-acid sequence MTKADIAERMQREHGITKLQAVELVESVLDLVKDALVQGEEVKIAGFGKFTVKAKADRKGRNPQTGEDITIEARRIVTWRPSTILKGRLN; translated from the coding sequence ATGACGAAGGCGGATATAGCGGAAAGAATGCAGAGGGAGCACGGGATCACCAAGCTCCAAGCCGTGGAGTTGGTGGAGAGCGTGCTGGATTTGGTGAAGGACGCCTTGGTGCAGGGCGAGGAAGTGAAAATCGCCGGATTTGGAAAGTTCACCGTGAAGGCGAAGGCGGACAGGAAGGGGAGAAATCCGCAGACGGGGGAGGACATCACTATTGAGGCGAGGCGGATCGTTACCTGGCGGCCGTCTACGATATTGAAGGGGCGGCTTAACTGA